The Lycium barbarum isolate Lr01 chromosome 10, ASM1917538v2, whole genome shotgun sequence genome includes a region encoding these proteins:
- the LOC132612942 gene encoding uncharacterized protein LOC132612942, giving the protein MATVTALIRHSGFWNDQNCYVNYKIDAVVLCDYCKYDELVATISTQLGLDSCRNKISIKYVVEGDTQPMEIHNDMGVRVYVELKREKSVLGMYPLCVSIKDNDVEEIATGECVFGDDVLQLGYDDNLEYMDAYDSNELDLSNCGKAVVFLDEDNKLIISNTEQKDIFVDQIYKDKDTLKLVMANYAIRERFNYKTERSNAISYTVVCMSPECEWKLRASSVGKSELFRVRYFHDQHTCPLKEKVYSQRQATSWFIGESVVKQKIANHKRKVSPGDIMDDVKNEFGVDVSYMLAWRAREKTMNDLRGDPAASYNKLSAYVYILEKAYPGSYVKMHKSCENEFLYFFVALKAFIKGFECCRPIVVVDGPHLKNTYNGTFVSASTLDGAGNILPLAYGLIDSETDKSWTWFFEQFKQAYGIRDNMCVVSDRHESIIKAVYRVYPTVPHLACIWHLWKNVTKKYKSNDEVLSLVFYSLAKAYTQDEFDKLMEKIENVDIRVKEYLDDAGREKWSRLYSPVNRGWTMTSNIAECINGKLVAARELPVFDFLEEVRRMFGRWNYTNRKNGTYIFSTLSRRYQEMLSMNEYKSLRMRVEASTEYVYTVNDGPRRFIIDLKRKTCSCRMFQMDEIPCSHAWAVLKSKNLTADAYCSELFKPNTVVNTYDVPIDPLPDESEWNVPTHILDEVVLPPRYKRPPGRPKKKRDKPLMELMIGKRRNACSTCGRLGHNRRSCGNEPLKKKKKNV; this is encoded by the exons ATGGCCACCGTAACCGCTTTGATCCGACATTCTGGTTTTTGGAACGATCAAAATTGTTACGTTAACTACAAAATAGATGCAGTTGTATTATGTGATTATTGCAAATACGATGAACTGGTTGCTACGATTTCAACTCAACTTGGTCTGGatagttgcagaaacaaaatctcAATAAAATATGTTGTTGAGGGAGATACTCAACCAATGGAAATACACAACGATATGGGAGTTAGGGTGTATGTTGAACTTAAGAGGGAAAAAAGTGTTTTGGGGATGTATCCATTATGTGTCAGTATTAAAGATAATGATGTTGAGGAGATTGCAACTGGTGAGTGTGTTTTTGGAGACGATGTGCTTCAACTTGGATACGATGATAATTTGGAGTATATGGATGCGTATGATTCGAATGAATTAGATCTGTCTAATTGTGGAAAGGCTGTTGTGTTCTTAGATGAGGACAACAAATTGATTATTTCCAACACAGAACAGAAGGACATTTTTGTAGATCAAATTTACAAGGATAAGGATACATTGAAACTGGTAATGGCGAATTATGCTATCCGAGAACGATTTAACTACAAAACTGAGAGATCAAATGCTATAAG ctaTACAGTCGTATGTATGTCGCCTGAATGTGAATGGAAATTACGAGCGTCAAGTGTTGGAAAATCTGAACTGTTCAGAGTTAGGTATTTCCATGACCAACATACATGCCCTTTGAAGGAAAAGGTATATTCACAGAGACAAGCAACAAGTTGGTTTATTGGGGAATCGGTTGTTAAGCAGAAAATAGCGAACCACAAGAGGAAAGTTAGCCCTGGGGATATAATGGACGACGTAAAAAATGAATTCGGCGTAGATGTTTCTTACATGCTGGCCTGGAGAGCAAGAGAAAAAACTATGAATGATTTGAGGGGGGATCCTGCTGCTTCATACAATAAATTGTCGGCATATGTGTATATCCTAGAAAAAGCATATCCTGGATCATATGTTAAAATGCATAAATCATGTGAAAATGAGTTCCTGTATTTCTTTGTTGCACTCAAAGCATTCATAAAGGGATTCGAATGTTGTAGACCAATAGTGGTAGTGGATGGTCCACACCTTAAAAACACGTATAATGGTACATTTGTATCCGCAAGTACTTTGGATGGTGCAG GTAATATTCTACCACTGGCATATGGTTTGATAGATTCGGAAACTGATAAGTCCTGGACTTGGTTCTTTGAGCAGTTcaagcaagcttatggtattaggGATAACATGTGTGTCGTATCCGACAGACACGAAAGCATAATCAAAGCTGTGTATCGGGTGTATCCTACTGTTCCTCATTTGGCCTGCATATGGCATTTGTGGAAAAATGTGACTAAGAAATACAAGTCGAATGATGAAGTATTGAGTCTTGTGTTTTATTCACTTGCCAAAGCATACACACAGGATGAGTTCGATAAACTGATGGAAAAGATTGAGAATGTTGATATACGAGTAAAAGAATATCTGGATGATGCTGGAAGGGAGAAATGGTCTAGGCTATATTCACCTGTTAACAGAGGTTGGACGATGACTTCGAATATAGCGgaatgtattaatggaaaactAGTAGCGGCAAGAGAGTTGCCTGTAtttgatttccttgaagaagtTAGGAGGATGTTTGGGAGATGGAATTACACAAATAGGAAAAATGGTACATACATATTCTCCACACTTTCGAGACGATACCAAGAAATGCTCTCAATGAACGAGTATAAATCATTACGCATGAGG GTTGAAGCATCAACTGAATATGTTTATACGGTTAATGATGGACCGCGGCGTTTCATAATTGATTTGAAGAGGAAAACTTGCAGTTGCAGGATGTTTCAAATGGACGAAATACCATGTTCACATGCTTGGGCTGTATTAAAGAGTAAAAATCTAACGGCTGATGCATATTGTTCAGAATTATTCAAGCCAAATACAGTGGTGAATACGTATGATGTGCCGATTGATCCACTTCCCGACGAGAGTGAGTGGAATGTTCCAACACATATATTGGATGAGGTTGTTCTGCCACCGAGATACAAGCGACCTCCTGGTAGGCCAAAAAAGAAAAGGGATAAGCCATTAATGGAGCTGATGATTGGTAAACGTAGGAATGCTTGTAGTACATGTGGACGTCTTGGTCATAACAGGCGTTCGTGTGGCAATGAGCCacttaagaagaagaaaaaaaatgtctAG
- the LOC132612941 gene encoding protein FAR1-RELATED SEQUENCE 5-like, with the protein MISFKRQIPNSPFTVDIFIKEHNHEMASPKKRHLLKSAHSITKAKKLVIKNMVNSSIKPTATYSYLAEEVGGADVLGYSRKDCFNFIHQLMKSKVEAGDAQSVVKEFNNRQASESLFYWDVQLDSKGRIANFFWRHGRSRIYYEIFGDVVSFDTTYHTNKYRMICTPFIGINHVGRI; encoded by the coding sequence ATGATAAGCTTTAAGCGTCAAATTCCTAATAGTCCTTTCACGGTGGATATATTTATTAAAGAGCATAACCATGAGATGGCTTCACCCAAAAAGAGGCATTTGCTAAAATCAGCTCATTCTATAACTAAAGCCAAAAAGCTAGTTATTAAAAATATGGTTAACTCTAGTATAAAGCCAACTGCAACCTATTCTTACTTGGCAGAAGAAGTTGGAGGAGCTGATGTTTTAGGCTATTCAAGGAAAGATTGTTTTAATTTTATACACCAGTTGATGAAATCTAAGGTGGAAGCTGGGGATGCTCAAAGTGTTGTTAAGGAATTTAACAATAGACAAGCGAGTGAGAGTCTCTTTTATTGGGATGTTCAACTTGATTCTAAAGGGCGTATAGCTAACTTTTTCTGGAGACATGGTCGATCTAGAATTTACTATGAGATTTTTGGTGATGTCGTTTCTTTTGATACCACATATCATACAAACAAGTATCGTATGATTTGTACACCATTTATTGGAATAAATCATGTTGGCAGAATATAA